The following DNA comes from bacterium.
CGAGCGCATGCCGACTCTGGCGGAGCTGGCGCAATCCGCCGGAATGAGTGAGTTTCACTTTCACCGCATGTTTCATCGCCTGGTCGGCGCGACACCGCGTCAGTTTCGCGCGCAACTGATGATTGATCGCGCCAAGGCGTCGTTGCGCGGGGGCGAATCGGTGACCGCGTCGCTCTACGATGCGGGATTCAGTTCCAACGGCCGTTTCTACGAGACGGCCGCCGTACGGATGGGCATGACGCCGGGCAGGCTCAAGGCCGGGGGAGCGGAGGAAGTCGTCCGCTATGCGGTGCGTCGCTGCGCGCTCGGCTATGTGCTGGTGGCGGCGACTGCGCGCGGGCTTTGTGAAGTCTGGCTGGGAGATGACGCCGACGCGTTGACGGAACGTCTGCGCGCAAGCTATCCCCTGGCGAGATTGGCCGCCCGCGATCCGCGGATGGGCGACCTGGTCGGCAAGGTGGTCGCGCTGGTGCGGGAGCCGGGGCAGGCGGTCACGCTGCCTTTGGACCTGCGCGGCACCGCCTTCGAGCTGCGGGTCTGGGAAGCGTTGCGGCGCATTC
Coding sequences within:
- the ada gene encoding bifunctional DNA-binding transcriptional regulator/O6-methylguanine-DNA methyltransferase Ada, yielding MTAQSVERYRTDAARWEAVLARDPSADGQFVFAVTSTGIFCRPTCPSRRPRRERVGFYDTPAAARRAGFRACRRCHPEDDAYGRRHADAIARATQQIRDAERMPTLAELAQSAGMSEFHFHRMFHRLVGATPRQFRAQLMIDRAKASLRGGESVTASLYDAGFSSNGRFYETAAVRMGMTPGRLKAGGAEEVVRYAVRRCALGYVLVAATARGLCEVWLGDDADALTERLRASYPLARLAARDPRMGDLVGKVVALVREPGQAVTLPLDLRGTAFELRVWEALRRIPAGVTRTYSEIATSIGHPRAARAVGRACARNHLAVVVPCHRAVGAGRRLHGYRWGLERKRALLEREAGGRAVTKPKQP